The following proteins come from a genomic window of Loxodonta africana isolate mLoxAfr1 chromosome 19, mLoxAfr1.hap2, whole genome shotgun sequence:
- the RNF170 gene encoding E3 ubiquitin-protein ligase RNF170 codes for MARYQGEVKNLKPDDDSVIEGVSDQVLAAVVVGLALIAALAYALFRNAHQNIHPENQELVRELREQLQTEQDATAAARQQFYTDMYCPICLHQASFPVETNCGHLFCGTCIIAYWRYGTWLGAISCPICRQTVTLLLTVFGDDDQTQDVVRLRQDINDYNRRFSGQPRSILERIMDLPTLLRHAFREMFSVGGLFWMFRVRIILCLMGAFFYLISPLDFVPEALFGILGFLDDFFVIFLLLIYISIMYREVITQRLNR; via the exons ATGGCCAGATATCAAGGCGAAGTTAAAAATTTGAAACCGGATGATGATTCAGTTATAGAAGGAGTGAGTGACCAGGTACTTGCGGCAGTCGTGGTCGGTCTCGCTTTGATTGCTGCACTGGCGTATGCGCTTTTCAG aaatgcacatcaaaacattcACCCAGAAAACCAAGAGCTGGTAAGGGAGCTTCGGGAACAACTTCAAACAGAACAG GATGCGACAGCTGCTGCCCGacagcagttctacactgacatgtACTGTCCCATCTGTTTACATCAGGCCTCCTTCCCTGTTGAAACCAACTGTGGACATCTTTTTTGTG GTACCTGCATTATTGCGTACTGGCGGTACGGTACGTGGCTTGGGGCCATCAGTTGTCCAATCTGCAGACAAACG GTAACGTTACTCCTAACAGTATTTGGCGATGATGACCAGACTCAGGATGTTGTGCGATTGCGTCAAGATATTAATGATTATAACCGAAGATTCTCCGGACAGCCGAGATCT ATTCTGGAAAGAATTATGGATCTACCGACTTTACTGAGGCACGCGTTCAGGGAGATGTTTTCCGTCGGGGGCCTCTTCTGGATGTTCCGTGTCAGGATAATACTCTGTTTAATGGGGGCTTTTTTCTATCTTATATCACCTCTAGATTTTGTACCTGAAGCCTTGTTTGGAATTCTAGGCTTTCTAGATGATTTCTTTGTTATCTTTCTGTTGCTTATTTACATTTCTATTATGTATCGAGAAGTGATAACGCAGAGGTTAAACAGATGA